A genome region from Triticum aestivum cultivar Chinese Spring chromosome 2B, IWGSC CS RefSeq v2.1, whole genome shotgun sequence includes the following:
- the LOC123039511 gene encoding cyclin-B1-1-like: MDMQLQRLVIQDIDKVGGDNQLTFMDYVNDLYKFYKVAENERRPRDYIHSQVHLSSKMQAILVDWIIEVHDEFDLMPETLYLTAYIIDRYLTKQLVLRRELQLVGVSALLIACKYEEMMFPQVRDLVSITDNAYSRKQILRMEKAILNRLGWNLTVPTPYVFLARFAMAASYFNLKNYGEMMNMVSFFAELALMQYALVPSKPSMVAVAAVYAARLTLKKTDSWTRTLKHYTGFTESQLM; encoded by the exons ATGGACATGCAACTTCAGAGGCTGG TGATTCAAGACATCGATAAGGTTGGCGGCGACAATCAGCTAACCTTCATGGATTACGTTAATGATCTGTACAAGTTCTATAAAGTTGCCGAG AATGAGCGTCGCCCCCGCGACTACATTCACTCCCAGGTGCATCTCAGCTCCAAGATGCAGGCCATCCTCGTCGACTGGATAATAGAAGTGCATGACGAGTTTGATCTCATGCCGGAGACCCTCTACCTTACGGCGTACATCATCGACCGGTATCTCACGAAGCAGCTCGTGCTTCGGAGGGAGCTTCAGCTGGTAGGCGTGTCAGCCCTGCTGATTGCTTGCAAGTACGAGGAGATGATGTTTCCACAG GTGAGGGATTTGGTCTCGATAACAGACAATGCCTACTCCAGGAAGCAGATACTGAGGATGGAGAAAGCCATTCTCAATCGGCTTGGATGGAACCTGACAGTTCCTACACCTTATGTGTTCCTTGCGCGCTTTGCCATGGCTGCGTCTTACTTCAATTTGAAGAACTATGGGGAG ATGATGAACATGGTGTCCTTTTTTGCTGAACTGGCACTGATGCAATATGCGCTGGTGCCGTCCAAGCCCTCCatggttgctgttgctgctgtctATGCAGCCAGACTCACACTCAAGAAGACCGATTCATGGACTCGCACTCTCAAACACTATACTGGCTTTACTGAATCACAGCTAATGTAA